The Microbacterium forte sequence GTCTGCGATCACATCCACGGAGTACTCCTCGCCGGGGAGGAAGTCCTGCACGATGAGTCCCTCATCCTCGGGAAGCGCGTCGAGCGCCGCGCGGTCGGGGACGACTCGCACGCCACGGCTGCCCGCACCCTGGCGAGGCTTGGCGAAGGCCGGGAACTCCCAGTCGACCGCGCGGGCGTCGGGACCCGCGAGCTCGGTGCGCGGGGTGAGCCCCGTCGCCTCGCAGCGCTCGGCGAGCAGCAGCTTGTCGAGCGCCACCGAGAGCGTGTCCTGCGAGGGCGCGGCGAGCACTGCCGGGGCGAGCTCGTCGCGTCGGCCGGCGAGTGCCGCGAGCTCGACATCCACCGTGGAGATCACGAGGTCGAGTCGATCCTCCTCGACCATGCGGGCGATCGTCGAGACGAAGTCCTCGTCGCGCCCCGGTGGCACGAGACGCCGGTGCGTCGGCGGGACGAGGTAGATGCCGCTGGCCCAGCCGTCCATGTCGGCCGCGAAGACCTCGAGGTCGGATCGGCGCAGGAGCGAGCGGATCACGGCCACGCCGGCAGGGCCTCCTGCACCGGTCACCAGCACGCGCGCGGTCATCAGCTCTCCCTTCGAGTGAGCTCGTGGGCGCCGATGAACTCGGCGGTCTCGCGCACGACCTCGAGCGGCTCCACGGCCGCTCCGCCGCCGAAGCGCGACCAGTATCGAGCGGTGGCCGTCACGAAGTCGGGGTCCAGGTAGTCGCGCGTCGCCGTCTGCGAGCCGAAGCACTCGAGCAGGCGCAGCTTCTGAGCGATGTACTGATCGATCCGCACGAAGCGCGTCGGACGGAAGTCGATGGTGGCCGAGGGGCTCTGGTAGCAGGCGACGGTGCCGACCCTGCGGGTCGCGGCGATCGTCGCCTCGCTCACGGCGCGGTGATCCTGGTGACGGTCGTTGGACGAGTGGGTGTAGACGATCGTCGGCTGCACCTCCTGAACGACCTCCTCGATCAACCGCACGGTGGCACCGCCGCCGGAGATCTCGGTGTCCACGAGGTCTTTGACGAACAGGCGCGCGTTGAGGATCTCGGCCGAGGCGAGCGACTCGTGCTGCCGACTGTCGGCGTCTCCACCGCGCGCACCGCGCGAGAGGGTGAGGATGGTGATCGAGTCGCCGGCCTGGGCGTGCGCCGCGAGGATCCCGCCCACGCCGATCTCGACATCGTCGGGGTGCGCGCCGATGGCGAGCACGACCTCTTTGGTGCGGCCGGCTTCACGTCGCGCGCGACCCTCGGTCGCCAGCCGCTGCACGGCCTCGACGAGCTTCAGATTGTCGAGCGGCTTCGTGAGGAACTCGTCGGCCTGCGCGCGCAGGGCCGACACCGCGTACTCGACCGAGACGTGCGCGGTCATCACGATCACAGGCAGCAGGGGATCATTGCGACGCAGCTCTGCCAACAGCTCGAGGCCGTCGAGACCGGGCATCTCGATGTCGGTGACGACGACGTCAGGGGTGAAGGTCTCGAGTCGCTCGACGGCAGACTGTCCGTCGTGCGCGACCGCGACCTCACAGCCGGCCCGCCTCTCGAGCACGGTCTTCACGAGCAGGGCGACGTCAGGGTCGTCATCGACGACGAGGACGCGGGGAGCATCCTGGGGCATATCTGCGGCTCTCATTGGGGAAGTCCCCTGCCGATCAGCGTCCGGCATGTCACTCCCTGCGCCCTTCGCGCCGAGAGCTCGAGGGGAAGTCGAGCGGGTGTCTCTAAATACTGGCATATCAATAGACCGCAACGACCGCGCAGCACGACAGAGGGCCGGATGCTGTCGCATCCGGCCCTCTGTCTCTTCTGTCTCAGCGCTTGTAGTTCGGCGCCTCGACCACGATCTGCACGTCGTGCGGGTGCGACTCCTTGAGCCCTGCCGCGGTGATGCGCACGAACTTGCCGCGCTGCTTGAGCTCTTCGATGGTGCGCGCACCGACGTAGAACATCGACTGGCGCAGCCCGCCGACGAGCTGGTAGGCGACGGCCCCGACAGGACCGCGATACGGCACCTGACCCTCGATGCCCTCGGGGATGAGCTTGTCGTCGCTCGGCACGTCGGCCTGGAAGTAGCGGTCCTTGGAATACGAGGTCTGCTTGCCTCGTGTCTGCATCGCTCCGAGCGAGCCCATTCCGCGGTACTGCTTGAACTGCTTGCCCGACTGGAACACGATCTCGCCCGGCGATTCGTCAGTGCCGGCGAGCAGCGAGCCCAGCATCACGGCGTCAGCACCGGCGACAAGGGCCTTGGCGATGTCGCCCGAGTACTGCAGTCCGCCGTCGGCGATCACGGGCACACCGGCGGGGCGTGCCGCGAGCGATGCCTCGTACACGGCGGTGACCTGGGGCACGCCGACGCCCGCGACGACACGGGTGGTGCAGATGGAGCCGGGTCCGACGCCGACCTTGACGGCGTCGACGCCCGCGTCGACGAGCGCCTGAGCGCCCTCGCGGGTCGCGACGTTTCCGCCGATCACATCGATGTGCGCGAAGCTCTCGTCGGCCTTGAGCCGCTTGACGAGGTCGATCACGCCCTGAGACTGGCCGTTGGCCGTGTCGACCACGAGCACGTCGACGCCGGCATCGCGCAGCGCCTCCGCGCGCTCCCAGGCGTCTCCGAAGAATCCGATGGCCGCGCCGACGCGCAGGCGCCCCTGGTCGTCCTTCGTCGCCAGCGGGTACTTCTCGCTCTTGTCGAAGTCCTTGATGGTGATGAGGCCGGCGAGCCTGCCGTCGTCGTCGATGAGCGGCAGCTTCTCGACGCGGTGGTGCGCGAAGAGCGCGATGACCTCGCCTGCGGCCACGCCCACCGGTGCGGTGACGAGGCCCTCCGACGTCATGACGTCCTTCACGAAGGTGGTCTGACGCTCGAAACCCGACACGAACCGCATGTCGCGGTTGGTGATGATGCCGACGAGGCGGCCGTCGGCGTCGACGACAGGAAGGCCCGAGATGCGGTACTTGGCGCAGAGCGCGTCGACCTCTTCGACGGTCGCGTCCGGCGACGTCGTGATCGGGTCGGTGATCATGCCCGACTCGCTGCGCTTGACGCGGTCGACGTGCGCGGCCTGATCGGCGATCGAGAGGTTGCGGTGCAGGATGCCGATGCCGCCCTCTCGTGCCATCGCGATGGCCATCCGAGACTCGGTGACGGTGTCCATCGCGCTGGACAGCAGCGGTGTCGCGACCGAGATCCGGCGGGTGATCCGCGACGAGGTGTCGGCCTCGCTGGGGATGACGTCGGTGTGCCCCGGGAGGAGCAGCACGTCGTCGTACGTGAGTCCGACGAAGCCGAAGGGGTCGTGCTGGTCCATGGATTGTCCTCCTGCGGGCGCGATCTGGGGGCGAGGGTGTACCAATTCTAAGCGTCGGGAGCCTGAGGAAATTCCCGGTCGTCGCGCGCTCCCGCGCAGCACGACACGCGGAGACGCTCCGGATTCGCAACTTCGTGATGGGATCGTTCTCACCGTGAGCAGATCGTGCCTTGGTTGAAACAGAGCCGACACATTACGCTCATACCGTCGTACATCAGGGCCGATGCACAACTCCGTCATGGCCTGTGTACTGGGCTGGAGGTTCTGTGCGTCCGACGATCTCGGCGAATCGAAGCGGAATGCGGTGGGTCATCATCCTGCTCGCGTCGCTCCTCGCCATCGCTTTCCTGTGGTTGCAGCCTCCTGCAGCGGCCTCCGCCGAAGAGACGGACGACGGGCAGGAGATCACCGACTTCTACTTCGCCGGCGTCATCACCTTCGACGACGACCCGGTCGAAGGCGTCGTCATGACGATCGAGGGCGGCGGCTTCGAGGGCGAGACCGAGACCGACGCAGAGGGCAAGTGGCGCCTGTACGTGCCTGAGAAGGACACCTACACGCTCACCGTCGACGAGGAGACGCTCCCCGACGGTGTGATCGTCGACGCGGCGCAGCTGCCGGAGGGCACTCAGCCCATCGCCGGCACGACGGCGTCGTTCGAGGTCGAGTTCGGTCTGACCGGCACCAAGATCCTCAACCTCTTCCTCGGCGAGGGCGAGAGGATGACGACGTCCTTCATCGATCAGCTCCTCTCGCGTCTCGTGGGCGGTCTGAACTTCGGTCTGCTGCTCGCACTCGCCTCGATGGGCGCCGCGCTCATCTACGGCACCACCCGGCTGTCGAACTTCGCGCACGCCGAGATGGTCACCTGGGGCGGCCTGGTCGCCCTCGTGACGACGAGCTTCTGGCATCTGCCGCTGTGGCTCGGGATCATCGCGGCTGTCATCGGCGGCGGCCTCTTCGGCTGGGCACTGGACGCCGGCATCTGGCGTCCGCTGCGAAGACGAGGGCTCGGGGTCGTGCAGCTGATGATCGTCAGCATCGGCCTGTCCCTCGCCCTGCGCTACGCCTTCCAGTACATGATCGGCGGCGGCACCCGCCAGCTTCCCGGTGCCAGCCCCGAGCCCTTCCGGTTCGGTCCGATCTCGCTGTCGTACATCGACCTGATCGGAATCGTCGTCAGCATCGTCGTGATCGTCGGGGTCGCGTTCTTCCTCACACGCACCCGCATCGGCAAGGCCACCAGGGCGATCTCCGACAACCCGCAGCTCGCGGCCGCGTCGGGCATCGACGTCGACAAGGTCGTTCGCTACGTCTGGATCCTGTCCGGCACCCTCGCGGCGATCTCCGGCATCCTCTGGGCGTACTTCCGCCCCGGTGTGAAGTGGGACATGGGCATGCAGATGCTGCTGCTCATCTTCGCCGCCATCACCCTCGGCGGCCTCGGCACCGCGTTCGGCGCGCTCGTCGGCTCCCTCATCGTCGGCATCGCGGTCGAGGTCTCCACCCTCTGGATCCCCTCGGATCTGAAGTATGCGAGCGCCCTGGTCGTGCTCATCGTGATCCTCCTCGTCAGACCGCAGGGCCTGCTGGGACGCAGGGAAAGGTTGGGCTGATCGCCATGGACTTCGGAAGCATCTTCTCGAACACAGCCGCTTATCTGTTCAGCCCCGTCACCCTGGCGTACGCTCTGGCGGCGACCGGTCTGGCCGTGCACTTCGGATACGCGGGACTCCTCAACTTCGGTATGGCCGCCTTCATGGCCATCGGCGGGTACGGCTACGCCATCTCGGTGCTGACCTTCGGTCTCCCCTGGTGGATCGGCATGCTGATCGGCCTGCTCGGCGGCGCGCTGTTCGCCGTCCTCCTCGGCATCCCGACGCTGCGGCTGCGAGCCGACTACCTCGCCATCGCGACGATCGCGGCCGGTGAGATCGTGCGGCTGCTCTTCACCACCCAGATCTTCGACGAGTACACCAACTCGGCCGACGGTCTCGCGCAGTTCAACGGCGGGTTCCGCGACGCCAACCCCTTCCCACCGGGCACCTACGGGTTCGGGCCGTGGACCTACAGCGCGAACGACCTGTGGAACCGCGTGTTCGGACTCCTCGTGCTGCTCGTCGCGATCCTGCTGGTCTGGTCGCTCATGCGCAGCCCGTGGGGGCGCGTGCTCAAGGGCATCCGTGAGGACGAGGACGCCGTGCGCTCGCTCGGCAAGAACGTCTTCGCCTACAAGATGCAGGCGCTCGTGGTCGGTGGTGTGATCGGCGCGGCCGGAGGGATCGTGTTCGTCCTCCCGTCGGCTGTGGTCCCCGGCAGCTACACGACCTCGCTCACGTTCTTCCTGTGGACCGCCCTGCTGCTCGGTGGAGCAGCCACGGTGTTCGGCCCGACGCTGGGCGCGATCCTCTTCTGGGTCGTGTTCGCGTTCATGGCCAACCTGCTGCCGTCCATGGCGAAGGCGGGAATCCTGCCGATGTCCGACAGCCAGGCCTCGACCCTGGTGTTCATCTTCGTCGGCATCGCCCTGATGCTGCTCGTGATCTTCCGACCTCAGGGCATCCTCGGAGACAAGAGGGAGATGACCTTTGTCAAATGAACTGACCCCCGACGAGAGCGCCGAGACGGCGCCCGCAACCGGGAGCATCCGACGCCCCAAGACCACCGGTCTCGCGAAGGGCCCCGCGGCCCCCGGCGTGCCGAAGGTCGACCCGATCCTCGTGGCAGACGCCGTGCAGCGACGCTTCGGCGGCCTGACCGCCGTCGACGTCGATCACGTCGAGATCCCGCGTGGCGCGATCACCGCGCTGATCGGTCCGAACGGCGCGGGCAAGACGACGCTGTTCAACCTGCTGTGCGGGTTCGACAAACCCAACGCAGGCACCTGGTCGTTCGACGGGGTGAGCCTCTCGGGCGTCCCCTCGTTCAAGGTGGCGCGCATGGGACAGGTGCGCACGTTCCAGCTGACCAAGTCGCTGTCGCTCCTCACGGTGCTCGAGAACATGAAGCTCGGGGCTCCGGGGCAGCGCGGCGAGGGCTTCTGGTCGAGCCTCTTCCCGTTCCTGTGGCGCAAGCAGGACCAGGAGATCGAGGGCAAGGCGCGCGAGCTGCTCGCCCGCTTCAAGCTCGACGCCAAGGAGAAGGACTTCGCCGCATCGCTCTCGGGCGGGCAGCGCAAGCTCCTCGAGATGGCCCGCGCTCTGATGAGCGACCCGACCCTGGTGATGCTCGACGAGCCGATGGCCGGTGTCAACCCGGCCCTCACGCAGTCGCTGCTCGACCACATCCTCGATCTCAAGGGCCTCGGGATGACCGTGCTGTTCGTCGAGCACGACATGCACATGGTCCGCCACATCGCGGACTGGGTCGTGGTCATGGCGGAGGGTCGCATCGTCGCCGAGGGACCCCCGGACGAGGTCATGGAAGACCCCGCGGTGGTCGACGCCTACCTCGGCGCGCACCAGGATCTCGATCTCGGTGCCGTCACCGGTCGCATCCCCGTGATCGAGAATGCCGCAGCCGCCAAGCTCCGCGAGCAGATCG is a genomic window containing:
- a CDS encoding branched-chain amino acid ABC transporter permease → MRWVIILLASLLAIAFLWLQPPAAASAEETDDGQEITDFYFAGVITFDDDPVEGVVMTIEGGGFEGETETDAEGKWRLYVPEKDTYTLTVDEETLPDGVIVDAAQLPEGTQPIAGTTASFEVEFGLTGTKILNLFLGEGERMTTSFIDQLLSRLVGGLNFGLLLALASMGAALIYGTTRLSNFAHAEMVTWGGLVALVTTSFWHLPLWLGIIAAVIGGGLFGWALDAGIWRPLRRRGLGVVQLMIVSIGLSLALRYAFQYMIGGGTRQLPGASPEPFRFGPISLSYIDLIGIVVSIVVIVGVAFFLTRTRIGKATRAISDNPQLAAASGIDVDKVVRYVWILSGTLAAISGILWAYFRPGVKWDMGMQMLLLIFAAITLGGLGTAFGALVGSLIVGIAVEVSTLWIPSDLKYASALVVLIVILLVRPQGLLGRRERLG
- the guaB gene encoding IMP dehydrogenase, whose translation is MDQHDPFGFVGLTYDDVLLLPGHTDVIPSEADTSSRITRRISVATPLLSSAMDTVTESRMAIAMAREGGIGILHRNLSIADQAAHVDRVKRSESGMITDPITTSPDATVEEVDALCAKYRISGLPVVDADGRLVGIITNRDMRFVSGFERQTTFVKDVMTSEGLVTAPVGVAAGEVIALFAHHRVEKLPLIDDDGRLAGLITIKDFDKSEKYPLATKDDQGRLRVGAAIGFFGDAWERAEALRDAGVDVLVVDTANGQSQGVIDLVKRLKADESFAHIDVIGGNVATREGAQALVDAGVDAVKVGVGPGSICTTRVVAGVGVPQVTAVYEASLAARPAGVPVIADGGLQYSGDIAKALVAGADAVMLGSLLAGTDESPGEIVFQSGKQFKQYRGMGSLGAMQTRGKQTSYSKDRYFQADVPSDDKLIPEGIEGQVPYRGPVGAVAYQLVGGLRQSMFYVGARTIEELKQRGKFVRITAAGLKESHPHDVQIVVEAPNYKR
- a CDS encoding ATP-grasp domain-containing protein; its protein translation is MTARVLVTGAGGPAGVAVIRSLLRRSDLEVFAADMDGWASGIYLVPPTHRRLVPPGRDEDFVSTIARMVEEDRLDLVISTVDVELAALAGRRDELAPAVLAAPSQDTLSVALDKLLLAERCEATGLTPRTELAGPDARAVDWEFPAFAKPRQGAGSRGVRVVPDRAALDALPEDEGLIVQDFLPGEEYSVDVIADASGAVVAAVPRTRARVDSGVAIAGRTVHDEELESAAASIARAIGLVGVANVQLRRDRAGRAVLLEVNPRFPGALPLTIAAGVDIPSLVADLFLGREIPSTIPFREVASVRFLEDVILDVDEVLISAHAGHQEEL
- a CDS encoding branched-chain amino acid ABC transporter permease; its protein translation is MDFGSIFSNTAAYLFSPVTLAYALAATGLAVHFGYAGLLNFGMAAFMAIGGYGYAISVLTFGLPWWIGMLIGLLGGALFAVLLGIPTLRLRADYLAIATIAAGEIVRLLFTTQIFDEYTNSADGLAQFNGGFRDANPFPPGTYGFGPWTYSANDLWNRVFGLLVLLVAILLVWSLMRSPWGRVLKGIREDEDAVRSLGKNVFAYKMQALVVGGVIGAAGGIVFVLPSAVVPGSYTTSLTFFLWTALLLGGAATVFGPTLGAILFWVVFAFMANLLPSMAKAGILPMSDSQASTLVFIFVGIALMLLVIFRPQGILGDKREMTFVK
- a CDS encoding response regulator, with the protein product MRAADMPQDAPRVLVVDDDPDVALLVKTVLERRAGCEVAVAHDGQSAVERLETFTPDVVVTDIEMPGLDGLELLAELRRNDPLLPVIVMTAHVSVEYAVSALRAQADEFLTKPLDNLKLVEAVQRLATEGRARREAGRTKEVVLAIGAHPDDVEIGVGGILAAHAQAGDSITILTLSRGARGGDADSRQHESLASAEILNARLFVKDLVDTEISGGGATVRLIEEVVQEVQPTIVYTHSSNDRHQDHRAVSEATIAATRRVGTVACYQSPSATIDFRPTRFVRIDQYIAQKLRLLECFGSQTATRDYLDPDFVTATARYWSRFGGGAAVEPLEVVRETAEFIGAHELTRRES
- a CDS encoding ABC transporter ATP-binding protein; translation: MRRPKTTGLAKGPAAPGVPKVDPILVADAVQRRFGGLTAVDVDHVEIPRGAITALIGPNGAGKTTLFNLLCGFDKPNAGTWSFDGVSLSGVPSFKVARMGQVRTFQLTKSLSLLTVLENMKLGAPGQRGEGFWSSLFPFLWRKQDQEIEGKARELLARFKLDAKEKDFAASLSGGQRKLLEMARALMSDPTLVMLDEPMAGVNPALTQSLLDHILDLKGLGMTVLFVEHDMHMVRHIADWVVVMAEGRIVAEGPPDEVMEDPAVVDAYLGAHQDLDLGAVTGRIPVIENAAAAKLREQIEAEAEAELEATSTRDSDQKGTA